Proteins found in one Sporosarcina jeotgali genomic segment:
- a CDS encoding molybdopterin molybdotransferase MoeA, translated as MVEIRKPIPVAEAVAQVIGHVQRLGTESISLEQSMGRILAEPIVARHNVPPFDRSPYDGFAIRAIDSKGASGDNRVPFKVIGEIGAGYVGGLPVGPHEAYRIMTGAQIPESADAVVMFEQTVETEEGFTIRKPFETGDNISYAGEDASKGEMLIPSGTLIHAGTIALLATFGYADAVVYRQPVVGVLSTGTELLDVSDDLVPGKIRNSNGPMVKAQLKRLGVPYKSYGTSSDDLDACTEVIERALQETDALITTGGVSVGDFDHLPAIYERLGAKVLFNKVAMRPGSVTTVAVLGDKFLFGLSGNPSACFTGFELFARPALLSLMGCTAPYLPYLKAKLAEDFTKPNPFTRFIRAVWQMTGNGVTAAPAGFNKSNAVSSIARGNCLIVLPSGTRGYSTGDEVDLLLIGAEQGAEDWVL; from the coding sequence TTGGTGGAAATAAGAAAGCCGATCCCGGTTGCTGAAGCAGTAGCGCAAGTAATTGGACACGTTCAACGGTTAGGAACCGAATCGATTTCATTGGAACAGTCTATGGGCCGTATTTTAGCTGAACCAATTGTTGCCCGGCACAATGTCCCGCCATTTGACCGGTCACCGTATGATGGATTTGCGATCCGGGCAATAGACAGCAAAGGAGCATCAGGTGATAACCGTGTTCCGTTTAAAGTCATCGGAGAAATTGGTGCGGGCTACGTAGGCGGGCTGCCAGTCGGACCGCATGAAGCGTATCGAATCATGACAGGCGCTCAAATCCCTGAAAGTGCAGATGCTGTTGTGATGTTTGAACAGACAGTTGAAACTGAAGAAGGATTTACGATTAGAAAACCATTTGAAACCGGGGACAATATCTCTTACGCAGGAGAAGATGCTTCTAAAGGCGAGATGCTGATTCCGAGCGGTACTCTTATTCATGCAGGAACGATTGCATTGCTTGCGACTTTTGGATATGCAGATGCAGTGGTTTATCGGCAGCCGGTCGTCGGGGTCTTATCTACGGGAACGGAATTATTGGACGTGTCGGATGACTTGGTGCCGGGTAAAATCAGAAACTCCAATGGCCCAATGGTGAAAGCGCAGCTAAAGCGACTGGGCGTACCATACAAATCATATGGCACTTCTTCAGACGACTTGGATGCGTGCACAGAAGTGATTGAGCGTGCGCTGCAAGAAACGGATGCACTCATTACAACAGGCGGCGTTTCAGTAGGAGATTTCGATCATTTGCCTGCCATCTATGAACGGTTAGGTGCAAAAGTGTTATTCAACAAAGTTGCCATGCGTCCGGGAAGTGTGACGACGGTTGCAGTCCTGGGAGACAAGTTCTTATTCGGACTTTCGGGCAATCCATCAGCTTGTTTTACAGGATTTGAATTGTTCGCACGTCCTGCCTTGCTGTCACTGATGGGATGCACGGCACCATATCTGCCTTATTTAAAAGCCAAATTAGCAGAGGATTTCACAAAACCGAACCCATTCACTCGATTCATCCGTGCGGTGTGGCAAATGACTGGTAACGGTGTAACCGCAGCTCCAGCAGGATTCAATAAATCCAATGCAGTATCATCGATTGCCCGAGGAAACTGTCTAATTGTGTTACCAAGCGGTACAAGAGGGTATTCTACAGGGGATGAAGTGGATTTATTGCTGATTGGCGCGGAACAAGGTGCAGAGGATTGGGTCCTTTGA
- a CDS encoding ThiF family adenylyltransferase, with translation MEQRYSRQVLFNPIGEKGQRKLESSHAFVLGCGALGSAIAETLVRAGIQKLTIADRDYVEPSNLQRQQLFTEQDAVQGMPKVIAAEARLRAIRSDVIIVPLLDHVDGQLLEHYAQDADMLLDATDNFEARLLLNDFAWKQGIPWVYGACVGSSSSVFPFIPGKTPCFRCLLPALPSVNETCDTAGIIAPAVQLTAAHQSTEALKWLTGNEDAMRTKLLHTDIWHNTQVEAGITRLKKETCETCGSSPAYPSLNSESGTNYAVLCGRETVQIIPAAERKLTGEDVFRVAERLGTVEKHTPFFVEFYAEGYRCVGFSNGRMLIHGLKDIKKGRKIYHQLFG, from the coding sequence TTGGAACAGCGATACTCTAGACAAGTTTTGTTCAATCCAATTGGAGAAAAAGGACAGCGGAAATTGGAATCTTCTCATGCGTTTGTCCTCGGATGCGGGGCGCTTGGATCTGCGATTGCTGAGACTCTTGTGCGTGCAGGTATTCAGAAACTGACGATAGCGGACCGGGATTATGTAGAGCCTTCGAATCTGCAAAGGCAGCAACTGTTCACAGAGCAGGACGCGGTTCAAGGAATGCCGAAAGTGATTGCTGCAGAAGCAAGATTGCGAGCAATCCGCAGTGATGTAATCATCGTACCGCTGCTTGACCATGTTGATGGACAGCTTTTGGAGCACTATGCGCAGGACGCGGATATGTTACTTGATGCCACAGATAACTTTGAAGCCAGATTATTATTAAATGATTTCGCATGGAAACAGGGGATTCCATGGGTGTATGGAGCGTGTGTCGGAAGTTCCAGCAGCGTATTTCCGTTCATCCCGGGAAAAACACCTTGTTTCAGATGCTTGCTGCCCGCACTTCCTTCTGTCAATGAAACCTGTGATACTGCTGGCATCATTGCACCAGCTGTTCAACTTACAGCTGCGCACCAAAGTACAGAAGCGTTAAAATGGTTAACAGGGAATGAAGACGCGATGCGTACAAAATTGCTGCACACAGACATTTGGCATAATACGCAAGTGGAAGCTGGTATTACACGTTTGAAGAAGGAAACGTGTGAAACGTGCGGAAGCAGTCCTGCATACCCTTCCTTGAATTCCGAGTCAGGCACGAACTACGCCGTATTATGCGGCCGGGAAACGGTTCAAATCATCCCGGCTGCAGAGCGCAAGTTGACTGGAGAAGATGTCTTTCGGGTTGCGGAACGTCTCGGGACAGTGGAAAAGCATACTCCGTTTTTTGTGGAGTTTTACGCAGAAGGGTATCGGTGTGTGGGGTTCTCAAATGGAAGAATGCTCATTCATGGACTGAAAGATATTAAGAAAGGGCGCAAAATTTATCACCAGCTGTTCGGATAA
- the narI gene encoding respiratory nitrate reductase subunit gamma gives MTSQFLWVIFPYLCIAVFIVGHIFRYRHDQFGWTAKSSEFIEKKQLMIGSLLFHIGIFPVILGHVAGLGIPKEWTRAMGVSDHMYHIGAVWGGGFFGVVTLAGMIILTSRRFTNSNVRHLSSASDLIVNTFLLVIVILGVYSSLITNTMTPGFDYRSTISIWFRSLLILQPQAEFMASVPIAFKLHILTGFLIFAMWPFTRLVHVWSVPLNYVGRSYILYRKDKRN, from the coding sequence ATGACTAGTCAATTCTTATGGGTGATTTTCCCCTATCTCTGTATAGCAGTATTCATAGTCGGACATATCTTTCGCTACAGACACGATCAGTTTGGCTGGACGGCGAAGTCCAGTGAATTCATCGAGAAAAAGCAACTGATGATTGGGAGTCTGCTGTTCCATATCGGAATCTTCCCCGTGATACTTGGTCACGTAGCGGGGCTCGGTATCCCGAAAGAGTGGACGCGCGCAATGGGCGTCAGTGATCATATGTACCACATCGGTGCAGTGTGGGGCGGCGGTTTTTTCGGTGTCGTAACACTTGCAGGTATGATTATTTTAACAAGCAGACGGTTTACGAATAGTAACGTCCGGCACTTATCATCTGCTTCAGACTTGATTGTCAATACATTCTTGCTGGTAATCGTTATTCTAGGGGTATACAGTTCACTGATTACGAACACGATGACGCCGGGATTCGACTACCGCTCAACGATTTCAATCTGGTTCCGGTCCCTGCTCATTTTACAGCCTCAGGCCGAGTTCATGGCATCTGTTCCAATTGCATTTAAACTGCATATTCTCACAGGGTTCCTTATTTTTGCAATGTGGCCATTCACACGACTCGTTCACGTATGGAGTGTGCCGTTGAATTATGTAGGCAGAAGTTATATCCTTTACAGAAAGGATAAGAGAAACTGA
- the narH gene encoding nitrate reductase subunit beta, with amino-acid sequence MKIKAQIAMVMNLDKCIGCHTCSVTCKTTWTNREGAEYMWFNNVETKPGIGYPKRWEDQEIYKGGWNLRNGKLELKSGSKLSKIALGKIFYNPDMPEMKDYYEPWTYDYEKLTTAPESKHTPVARAKSVVTGDYMDLEWGPNWEDQLAGGHITGPTDPNIVKIEEEIKFNFEQAFMMYLPRLCEHCLNPSCVASCPSGAMYKRDEDGIVLVDQEACRGWRYCMTGCPYKKVYFNWKTNKAEKCTFCFPRIESGLPTVCSETCTGRIRYLGVLLYDADRVLEAAATPDPKDLYKAQCDLFLDPNDPEVMEQARKDGISEDWITAAQNSPVYKLAIEYKLAFPLHPEYRTLPMVWYVPPLSPIMNYFEGKDSIQNPDMIFPAIEEMRIPIQYLANMLTAGDTETVKGSLQRMAMMRSFMRAQTSGKDFDESKLERVGLTASSTKKMYRLLAIAKYEDRFVIPTSHKEGQMNVYRSQGSAGYTDMGTYGEAIQSDNYSVMGSNGSCDGCGPASPGAPVKTGKEIYEENFYGGIWRD; translated from the coding sequence TTGAAGATTAAAGCGCAAATTGCAATGGTGATGAACTTGGACAAATGCATCGGCTGCCATACATGCAGTGTGACATGCAAAACGACATGGACGAACCGCGAAGGTGCTGAATACATGTGGTTCAACAACGTGGAAACAAAACCTGGAATCGGCTATCCAAAACGCTGGGAAGACCAAGAGATTTATAAAGGCGGATGGAACTTGCGAAATGGAAAGTTGGAGCTCAAGTCGGGCTCCAAGCTCTCCAAAATCGCACTTGGTAAGATTTTCTATAACCCGGATATGCCTGAGATGAAAGACTACTACGAGCCGTGGACGTACGATTATGAAAAGCTGACGACTGCACCGGAAAGTAAACATACCCCGGTTGCACGTGCTAAGTCAGTAGTAACAGGCGATTACATGGACCTTGAGTGGGGACCGAACTGGGAAGACCAATTGGCAGGCGGCCACATCACTGGACCGACTGACCCGAATATCGTAAAGATCGAAGAAGAGATTAAGTTCAACTTTGAGCAGGCTTTCATGATGTACTTGCCTAGATTGTGTGAGCACTGCTTGAATCCAAGCTGTGTCGCATCTTGTCCATCAGGTGCGATGTACAAACGCGATGAAGACGGAATTGTACTCGTGGACCAGGAAGCATGCCGGGGATGGCGCTATTGCATGACTGGCTGTCCGTATAAGAAAGTGTACTTTAACTGGAAAACGAACAAAGCTGAGAAATGTACATTCTGTTTCCCTAGAATCGAATCCGGATTGCCGACTGTCTGTTCTGAGACTTGTACAGGAAGAATCCGTTATCTAGGTGTCTTGCTGTATGATGCAGACCGTGTACTTGAAGCTGCAGCAACGCCGGATCCGAAAGACTTATACAAAGCTCAATGTGATTTGTTCCTTGATCCGAATGATCCTGAAGTGATGGAGCAGGCACGAAAAGATGGGATTTCGGAAGACTGGATTACGGCAGCACAAAATTCACCAGTGTATAAGCTTGCGATTGAATACAAACTCGCATTCCCATTACACCCTGAATATCGTACATTGCCAATGGTTTGGTACGTTCCGCCGCTAAGCCCGATCATGAACTATTTTGAAGGGAAAGATTCCATCCAGAACCCGGATATGATTTTCCCTGCGATTGAAGAAATGCGTATTCCGATTCAATATTTAGCGAATATGCTCACTGCTGGAGATACGGAAACCGTTAAAGGATCCTTGCAGCGGATGGCGATGATGCGCTCCTTCATGAGAGCACAAACGTCCGGAAAAGACTTTGATGAGTCAAAACTGGAACGCGTCGGATTAACAGCATCATCTACCAAGAAGATGTATCGATTACTCGCGATTGCGAAGTACGAAGATCGATTTGTCATCCCTACTTCTCACAAAGAAGGCCAGATGAACGTTTACCGTTCACAAGGTTCTGCAGGATATACCGATATGGGAACATACGGCGAGGCGATTCAATCCGATAACTATTCAGTAATGGGATCAAACGGGAGTTGTGATGGATGCGGACCTGCATCACCAGGTGCTCCTGTAAAGACAGGTAAGGAAATTTACGAAGAGAACTTCTATGGGGGGATCTGGCGTGATTGA
- a CDS encoding MogA/MoaB family molybdenum cofactor biosynthesis protein has protein sequence MHKGNSEMKRKLNVCVLTVSDTRTEEDDNSGRLIREKVEEAGHEVIARIICPDDKNAILKAVESWIGKKDANAIIITGGTGISYRDVTIETIRPFFTKELTGFGELFRYISYAEDVGSKALLSRAAAGAVGEKVLFALPGSVKAVALAMDRLVMPELLHIHYELTKHL, from the coding sequence GTGCATAAAGGAAACTCAGAAATGAAAAGGAAGTTGAATGTGTGTGTATTAACAGTAAGCGATACACGTACGGAAGAAGACGACAATAGCGGAAGATTGATCAGAGAAAAAGTGGAAGAGGCTGGACATGAAGTCATTGCCCGGATCATTTGTCCGGATGATAAAAACGCAATTTTAAAAGCGGTGGAATCATGGATTGGCAAGAAGGATGCGAATGCGATTATCATCACTGGCGGAACAGGGATCAGCTATCGGGATGTGACAATTGAAACAATCCGTCCGTTTTTTACAAAAGAATTAACGGGTTTCGGAGAGTTGTTCCGTTATATCAGCTACGCAGAGGATGTCGGATCGAAAGCACTGTTAAGCCGTGCAGCTGCCGGAGCTGTCGGAGAGAAAGTTCTTTTTGCGCTGCCAGGATCCGTAAAGGCAGTTGCACTTGCGATGGATCGCCTTGTAATGCCGGAATTGCTGCACATTCACTATGAGCTGACGAAGCATTTGTGA
- the moaC gene encoding cyclic pyranopterin monophosphate synthase MoaC, translating into MSELTHFNDQGRARMVDVSDKSITSRTAVASTSILVNETIYNQIKDGKNKKGDVFAVAQVAGIMAAKNTATIIPMCHPLPLTGVDIRFEWNIDESVKHYEVLIRAEVKTTGLTGVEMEALTAASATALTVYDMCKAAGKEMVIGPTMLQSKTGGKNGDYTRTEA; encoded by the coding sequence ATGTCTGAACTCACTCATTTTAATGACCAAGGACGCGCACGCATGGTCGACGTATCCGACAAATCCATTACATCCCGAACTGCTGTTGCGAGCACGTCCATCCTGGTCAACGAAACGATTTACAATCAAATTAAAGACGGTAAAAATAAAAAAGGGGATGTCTTCGCGGTCGCACAAGTCGCAGGAATCATGGCTGCTAAAAATACGGCGACCATCATCCCTATGTGTCACCCCCTGCCTTTAACGGGTGTCGACATCCGATTTGAATGGAATATCGATGAATCTGTAAAGCATTATGAAGTACTCATTCGCGCAGAAGTGAAAACAACAGGACTCACCGGCGTTGAAATGGAAGCACTCACAGCCGCATCAGCGACTGCCTTAACCGTGTATGATATGTGTAAAGCAGCTGGTAAAGAGATGGTCATCGGCCCTACGATGCTGCAATCTAAAACGGGCGGAAAAAACGGGGACTATACAAGGACGGAGGCGTAA
- a CDS encoding sensor histidine kinase — translation MSNLLEQLYENSTEAIFFFSLDGRVLSMNKAAEQILDPQVAQLMKAGSADAICMACKGFTSAEEEQTCISCYMSDPNRNIPSFQVFLETVGRGIVPYTGSIQMIDPDTGIRVFMLRDLTEQYRTQETLHQKTLVKRVIKAQEDERKRISRELHDSVAQEMLSSLVDLRVLKYMNVEDDVLKKVRQTEGSLMRLLDDIRHLSVQLRPATLDDLGLEAAFRTHFKWTEKNYGLLVRFTSNMQSRRFEGEIETVVYRVCQEAVFNALKYAEVEEVDVELLLASDKLTLTIRDNGVGFNLNAPTYKGTGLGLFGMQERAELVDAALTVQTGIGNGTTILLTVPLMKEETEVENNHRG, via the coding sequence ATGAGTAATCTTTTAGAGCAGTTATATGAAAACTCAACGGAAGCGATCTTCTTCTTCAGCTTGGATGGAAGAGTACTTTCGATGAATAAAGCCGCTGAACAAATTCTCGATCCCCAGGTCGCTCAGCTTATGAAAGCCGGAAGTGCAGATGCAATCTGTATGGCGTGCAAAGGGTTTACCAGTGCGGAAGAAGAGCAGACATGCATTTCTTGCTATATGTCAGATCCAAATCGGAATATCCCATCATTTCAAGTGTTCTTGGAAACTGTCGGACGGGGGATAGTTCCTTATACAGGAAGTATTCAGATGATCGATCCAGACACAGGGATACGAGTGTTTATGCTTCGGGACTTGACAGAGCAGTACAGAACGCAAGAAACGCTGCATCAGAAAACGCTGGTTAAACGAGTGATCAAAGCTCAAGAAGATGAGCGGAAGCGAATCTCCCGGGAGCTCCATGATAGTGTCGCACAGGAAATGCTGAGTTCTTTAGTGGATTTGCGTGTCTTGAAGTACATGAACGTGGAAGACGATGTATTGAAGAAAGTTCGGCAAACGGAAGGATCACTTATGCGTCTGCTCGATGACATCCGTCATTTATCGGTTCAGCTAAGACCCGCCACATTGGATGATTTAGGATTAGAAGCAGCCTTTCGCACACACTTTAAATGGACGGAAAAAAATTATGGACTTCTGGTCCGCTTTACGAGTAACATGCAGTCCCGGCGTTTCGAGGGCGAAATTGAAACCGTTGTCTACCGAGTATGTCAAGAGGCAGTATTCAATGCGTTAAAGTATGCGGAAGTGGAGGAAGTCGATGTCGAGCTTTTACTGGCTTCAGATAAGTTAACACTTACAATACGAGACAACGGAGTGGGCTTTAACTTGAATGCTCCAACGTACAAAGGTACAGGGCTTGGATTATTCGGGATGCAGGAACGGGCGGAGCTGGTAGATGCTGCGTTAACTGTTCAAACAGGCATTGGAAACGGAACGACAATTTTACTCACCGTGCCTCTAATGAAGGAGGAGACGGAAGTTGAAAATAATCATCGCGGATGA
- a CDS encoding GAF domain-containing protein translates to MASQAAFDYQQQVEEIRQAMQCDFVALALVQSEERHFQIRWEYASGNLSQRFRRIILQSGKGVAGIVFKTGKPIFAPEAEKYCTKEDLYSYPIIAAEQLESFAAIPLFKYNRVKGILLAGCRKNNCMSFEKFELLQSLIAPTFGPYYSEELTGN, encoded by the coding sequence ATGGCAAGCCAAGCAGCATTTGATTACCAGCAGCAAGTCGAAGAGATTCGGCAGGCTATGCAATGTGATTTCGTCGCACTGGCACTTGTGCAATCTGAGGAACGTCACTTCCAGATTCGCTGGGAGTATGCCTCAGGCAACTTGAGCCAGCGGTTCCGAAGAATAATTTTGCAGTCCGGAAAAGGCGTTGCTGGAATTGTCTTCAAAACAGGGAAGCCGATTTTTGCGCCTGAAGCTGAAAAGTATTGTACGAAAGAAGACTTATACAGCTACCCTATTATTGCAGCAGAACAGTTGGAAAGTTTCGCGGCGATTCCGTTGTTTAAATACAATCGTGTAAAGGGGATCTTGCTGGCAGGGTGCCGCAAGAATAACTGTATGTCCTTCGAAAAATTTGAATTGCTGCAATCCTTGATTGCACCCACTTTCGGACCTTATTACAGTGAGGAGTTGACCGGGAATTGA
- the narJ gene encoding nitrate reductase molybdenum cofactor assembly chaperone produces the protein MIDLDLLYEKKQIFGFFAKQFSYPDKMTFHPSVLEGSLNPSDPSYKDVKEYWDLMQTYSLDEIQEMYTYTLDFQKDATLFMTYVKYGDSKERGQTLARLKVLYEMFGLVMPDSELSDSLPLMCEFIYAAEWKGDPRAQQSFSMLLAVLEDGSYHLMKALEKYESPYHPLVKGMREEFKACIRREVPAND, from the coding sequence GTGATTGACTTAGACCTTCTCTACGAAAAGAAACAGATCTTTGGGTTTTTTGCCAAACAGTTTTCATATCCTGACAAAATGACGTTTCATCCAAGTGTATTGGAAGGGTCTTTGAACCCTTCCGATCCATCTTATAAAGATGTCAAAGAGTATTGGGATCTGATGCAGACATACAGTCTCGATGAAATCCAAGAGATGTATACGTACACGCTGGACTTTCAAAAAGATGCAACGCTGTTCATGACGTATGTGAAATACGGTGATTCCAAAGAACGCGGTCAAACACTGGCTCGTCTAAAAGTGCTGTATGAAATGTTTGGTCTCGTTATGCCGGATAGTGAACTTTCAGATTCACTCCCGCTTATGTGTGAATTCATCTATGCAGCTGAGTGGAAAGGAGATCCACGCGCACAGCAAAGTTTTTCGATGCTGTTAGCGGTTCTCGAAGACGGCTCTTATCATTTGATGAAAGCGTTAGAAAAATACGAAAGCCCGTATCATCCGCTTGTGAAAGGGATGAGAGAGGAATTTAAAGCATGTATCCGCCGGGAGGTTCCAGCCAATGACTAG
- a CDS encoding hemerythrin domain-containing protein: METKRFKFDLPALQVLENEHQYLTYLMDNWHPIVLGFERNIYSLEEAREAIGSLRKALIEFIEPFKNHTEKEEDILFPELAQYIGGDQGPVKAVEEEHEELDAYIGHFLHHTRGSLEDLSLKDLEAVARDAGEAYEAITVHFIKEESIVFPMVESMLRIEQQDALFEKLYTPIL, from the coding sequence ATGGAAACTAAGCGATTCAAATTCGATTTGCCTGCGTTGCAGGTATTGGAGAACGAGCATCAGTACTTGACGTATTTAATGGATAATTGGCATCCCATTGTACTTGGATTCGAGCGGAACATTTACTCACTGGAAGAAGCGCGCGAAGCAATCGGTTCATTGCGAAAAGCCCTTATTGAGTTTATCGAGCCGTTCAAAAATCATACGGAGAAAGAAGAAGACATTTTGTTTCCTGAGCTTGCACAATACATCGGGGGCGATCAGGGCCCGGTCAAGGCAGTCGAAGAAGAGCACGAAGAACTCGATGCCTATATCGGACATTTCCTTCATCACACGCGGGGCAGCCTGGAGGACTTGTCACTGAAAGACCTGGAGGCTGTTGCGAGAGACGCGGGAGAAGCGTATGAAGCAATTACAGTGCATTTCATCAAGGAAGAGTCAATTGTTTTTCCGATGGTGGAGTCGATGCTGCGAATTGAGCAGCAAGATGCGTTATTCGAAAAGTTATATACACCCATTTTGTAA
- a CDS encoding nitrate/nitrite transporter, producing MIKKVQLPLQTANLVVGFMVWVLISSLLPFIREDVAIPASRVAIVTAVPVVLGSILRIPLGYYANVFGARIIFAVSFILLLFPVFYISSASSFADLIIGGTFLGIGGAVFSVGVTSLPKYYPKEKHGLINGIYGMGNVGTAVTTFAAPVLAVQFGWSATVKFYLILLLAFAALNFVLGDRKEPKVKTSMIGQIKGVYKNEKLWFFSLFYFITFGSFVAFTIFLPNFLVDYFELEKVDAGMRTAGFIIVATLFRPVGGWLADRFQPLFLLMGVFAGLTFAAVLLAFSPSILLYTIGIMLIALTAGIGNGVIFKLVPFYFSKQAGTANGIVSMMGGLGGFFPPLLLSAVHSLTGSYSIGFMAFAQFALVSLVLVIWLYYMDRLSTAKEVFDSTGSGIMVTDASGKILSVNPAFTRLTGYPADDVIGENPNVLSSGRQSKEFYTTMWSVIGNEGFWQGEIWNKRRDGSEYLELLTINAIKNNDGDVTRYVGTFNDITRA from the coding sequence ATGATTAAAAAAGTGCAACTGCCGCTGCAAACGGCAAACTTAGTCGTAGGTTTCATGGTGTGGGTGCTCATTTCGTCACTGCTTCCATTCATTCGTGAAGACGTTGCGATTCCGGCGTCACGTGTTGCGATCGTCACTGCAGTTCCAGTCGTTCTCGGATCCATCTTGCGTATACCGCTTGGCTATTATGCAAACGTTTTTGGAGCGAGGATCATCTTTGCAGTGAGTTTCATTTTATTACTATTTCCAGTATTTTACATAAGCTCCGCATCATCTTTTGCGGATTTGATAATTGGCGGAACGTTTCTCGGTATCGGTGGAGCTGTGTTCTCTGTCGGAGTAACTTCATTGCCGAAGTACTATCCAAAAGAAAAACATGGGTTAATCAACGGAATCTATGGAATGGGGAACGTCGGTACAGCCGTTACAACGTTCGCAGCACCTGTCTTGGCGGTTCAATTCGGATGGAGTGCCACGGTTAAATTCTATCTGATTCTCCTGCTTGCGTTCGCGGCATTGAACTTTGTACTTGGCGATCGCAAAGAACCTAAAGTGAAAACATCGATGATCGGACAAATCAAAGGCGTTTATAAAAATGAAAAACTGTGGTTCTTCTCACTGTTTTACTTCATCACTTTTGGCTCATTTGTTGCCTTCACGATCTTTTTGCCGAACTTCCTAGTCGATTATTTCGAATTGGAAAAAGTCGATGCAGGAATGCGAACTGCCGGCTTCATCATTGTAGCAACGCTATTCCGACCAGTGGGCGGGTGGCTCGCGGACCGGTTCCAACCGTTATTCTTATTGATGGGTGTCTTTGCAGGGCTGACATTTGCAGCAGTATTACTGGCATTCTCACCCTCCATCTTGCTTTATACAATCGGAATCATGCTTATTGCTTTAACAGCTGGTATCGGAAACGGTGTTATTTTCAAACTCGTTCCGTTTTACTTCAGTAAACAAGCAGGAACAGCAAACGGGATTGTCTCCATGATGGGCGGTCTCGGCGGATTCTTCCCGCCTTTGCTCTTATCTGCGGTACACTCGTTGACAGGGTCTTACTCAATTGGATTCATGGCGTTTGCTCAATTTGCACTCGTCAGCCTGGTTCTTGTTATCTGGCTCTATTACATGGATCGTCTGTCTACCGCAAAAGAAGTATTTGACTCGACAGGTTCTGGAATTATGGTCACAGACGCATCCGGAAAAATCTTATCGGTCAATCCCGCCTTTACCCGATTGACAGGTTACCCGGCCGACGACGTCATTGGAGAAAATCCAAATGTACTCAGCTCCGGCAGGCAGTCTAAAGAATTCTATACAACTATGTGGAGTGTCATTGGGAACGAAGGATTTTGGCAAGGGGAAATATGGAACAAGCGTAGAGATGGTTCTGAATACTTGGAACTGCTGACCATCAATGCTATTAAAAATAATGACGGCGACGTAACCCGTTACGTAGGAACATTCAACGATATAACTAGAGCTTAA
- a CDS encoding response regulator transcription factor: MKIIIADDHAVVRSGFMHILNFQRDMEVVATAADGLEAYDLVAKHKPDVLLMDLSMPPGESGLIATGKINEDFPDTKIVILTMYDDEEYLFHVLKNGASGYVLKNSPDEELFAAIRTVYDGGTYIQPSMATSLVREFVKKDGEQVETDPFKILSKREIEVLPLVAKGYGNKEIAEKLYISVKTVEAHKAKLMEKLNLKSKPELVEYALKKKFLNF, encoded by the coding sequence TTGAAAATAATCATCGCGGATGATCATGCAGTGGTAAGAAGCGGATTCATGCACATATTGAATTTCCAGCGGGACATGGAAGTTGTAGCAACAGCGGCAGATGGTTTAGAGGCATATGATTTAGTCGCTAAACATAAACCGGATGTCTTGCTGATGGATCTAAGCATGCCCCCTGGAGAAAGCGGTTTAATCGCCACTGGGAAGATTAACGAAGACTTCCCGGATACAAAAATTGTGATTTTAACAATGTATGATGATGAAGAATACTTGTTTCATGTATTGAAAAACGGTGCTTCCGGATACGTCTTGAAAAACTCGCCTGATGAGGAACTATTTGCAGCGATTCGTACGGTGTATGACGGAGGCACGTACATTCAACCGTCTATGGCAACTTCGCTAGTTCGAGAGTTTGTGAAAAAAGATGGCGAACAAGTAGAAACGGATCCATTTAAAATTCTATCTAAGCGTGAAATTGAAGTGCTGCCGCTGGTTGCGAAAGGGTACGGCAATAAAGAAATTGCTGAAAAGCTCTATATCTCTGTTAAAACAGTAGAAGCGCACAAAGCGAAGTTGATGGAGAAGTTGAACTTGAAAAGTAAACCAGAGCTGGTCGAATACGCGCTAAAGAAAAAGTTCTTGAATTTTTAA